TCAGCCACATTAAATGGGAGGGAAAAACCATGGGCAGTGGTGAGAGGTAACACTGATGCTGCTAGGTGGTATTCATCCTCCTGCCTTGACTTCAAAAACAGGCAATGAAACAGCTGTTAAGCTACATACAAAAAGCATACACAATATTTACATTACATTTATAATATGGTAGCAGATATTATGGATTGCCCAAGGGTGTAAGCACAGATGGTCAAGCATAAAAGGATTGGAATTCATCATTATCCCTATTTAGAGACTACAGAAGATCACCGTGACCTTGACAAAAAGGTCTTTATTACATAACATCCTATGAAATTGCTAAGCTTAATGCAATATACAGAGTAGCACATGTATAGCTGTCAACAACTTTAAATTTTATGTCAGTGGTTTGGTTTAATCATGGCTGTCATGGttaacacacacatgtatagttCTATGCTATAGCTATTTGTGAAAATTAAGTTGAGGAAACTTTAAACCTATGAGTTAACCATGGAGTGTTGTTATGTACACATACTTATAGCTGTGTGCATTTGCTACTCTATCTGCTaaaatggagggaaactttgagCCTTGAgttaaaagcaaaaaaaaaacttggctagtagctacatatatagctagtagtGCAGTTAAATAATTTCATATCCCCTTGGTCGGTCACTATAGTTATTTCACAGTAATTGGACATTACGCACTACTCagtccgatccagcttgttttagtacctTTTATTTTTATTGGGGTACTacatacactgtccctactctagtttaatcTTTactgtttgtgaactttttttgtaaattcatGTCCACTAATAGTCCATTCTCAATAAGTGACCAATCAAGTTTATGGTTTTAGTGGGGTACTATATTTTAAACTGCGAAACTATCAATAGCTCCAATTATTTTAGCCTACTCTTATACATTTTACTCAGGCGTAATATTACCTGTAGCTATATTAGTAACTTATAATCTAATTTATTTAATAGGTGTAATTTTTATGTAAATAGAGAACTAATTAATTTTAATCATAATCACTTTTGTTTTGGGCACTGGCACAGGATGCCAGTGTGCCATCAGTGCATTATCAAATCAATTATTTGTCACTgtaatatatacatgcacactCCTCTGTACATTTTTGCACTGaaaaagctttaataaataaataaagtaatGCAGAGTATTGGTAACCACTATGAAGTTTTGTAAACTTTAAGGAGTGCTCTTTAAGACCATCTACGACATCATGAAGTATGACATAAGTTATACAGCAGTATAAACAAATCCCTCACGTATGACATCATATGTGCATGCGTAAAGTAGGGAAGACAAAGGTTAGACCATTAAGAAATGATACCAGGAACAatagtacaaagaaaacatcaattACAATCACTAAGATGGTTAGCCTAAGAGAAACACCACTATCAATGCTATCACTAGGTTTACTTAGTTGGTGAAGCAATACAGCATGCTACAAGGCCAGAATCATTTACCATTAAGTATGCCCAGTAAGTACCCTCACATATACTTATCATAATTCATATTCGTGATCTGTAGCAATCATGAGTCTAATAATAGAGTTATTTAATTTCCATGATTGCAATGTGTGGGTGTGTAAGGACTTTAGCATGAGTAAATAAGTTCACAATCTTATATTATGTCTGTTCAAGTACAAATGATAGCTACAGTTACATGTATCATCACACATTTGGTGgtttgacaaattaaaattttttttaactgGCCCTAATGGCTCCCCTACATGTCTCTATGGAAAACAAACTAGAAAGAAAATAAAGGAAAAGTTAGAATCTACCTATATGACTATTTGAGTCATGCAGCACTGAAATATGTACTGAAACTGCATATGGTGTATCCCTGTATATGAGAGCATCAAAATATGCGCGTAAGGCTCTTAAAGTTCTTGTGTGCACACTGCAACATTGCTGATGTGTGCTGAAGAGCAAAGAAGTGATAAAGCTGATGATGGCATACTATCAGTCATAAGTACACTGTGTGTTAACATGCAGGTGTGGTCATTCAATATATACATTGTCAATATATACATTATTATACACTCTGTCCATCGAAAAAGCTGTTCAGTATACCTTCAACTTCAACAGGTTGGTATTTGATGTACTTGTCTGGGTTCTTGGTAAAGCTGACATTTAAATGACTGCAAGTAGCAATAAAATGTCGTCTGTTCAGGGGAAATTATGAACTTACTTTTTGTGAAATTCTTCATACAATGGACATATTAGATCACGATTGACTTCCTTCACTGAACTCCTCAGATCTCTGTCAGGAATTGTGTAGTGTCTCTGAATTTTCTGTAACTCTTCTATttcagtgttaaatccctatgTGAATACTTGTTAATGTAATGTTGATGGCAGTTTCGACAATTAAACCTTATATTTGTCCTTGATTGCTTCCCTTTGACTTTTCCCTAACTACACACAGAAACTATACTGGTCATTGTAGTGATATGAACTGCTTACATGAAGTACCCTGTCAGGGTTACTTGTAATGGGCAGTGCTGTAGTTTGGCCAACGAAGCTCAACAGCTTGTTAAATCTATGCCAATTAGTAAGAGTGCTACAGAGCATAAACCTAGTACAATACCTTTTGGTATAGACGGCCCTCTGGGCACCTATTAACTCATTGTACTTGCCATCCACGTCAGGGTACACCTCTTCTAACACGGACAACATCAACTGATTCCTATACAATGGCATATATGGTGATCCAAGTAACTGTAGCATAACACGCATGAGACACACCTGGTAAAAGTGCGACGGATAAAATGATAGTTGTTCATGAGAAAAATGGAACTCAAAGTAGACGACTCGTACAACTTTGCCTTACTCTCCATGCTAATATTAACCACATCAAAGACACGAACTGTACACAGAAAATAACCACAACAATCAAACAAATAAACATAAACATACTTATATAATTTCCAATTGCCTTTCTATTCGCCTGCTCAATGTCAGTCATACTGGACAGGACAATATCTAATAGAATACAACAAGACTGTTAGTTGGATAAAACTATCAAACTATTGTACCTTGCTCAGCTAGAATACCACCTGCTATGTCCATCTGTTCTAACAACTGCTCCAAAAACAACATTGCCTACAATGGAATGGTATAGTTGTAGTAACTACATGGTAAGGACTAACATTGCTGGTCAACTGATGAACTGTTCCATCCTTGGGCATGTTGGACTGCTTCTCTGGATCAGCCTAGAACATTTTCTAAGTGTTAATAACCTAACAAGATAACTCACCTTTATGAAAGTAAGTAATTCATTGAGTCCTTTAAGTGTCTACAACAGAATAATGGATACATACAGGCAAAGAAGACTAGTGCAAAGTTACCAATTTCTCGAACATTGCAATCACTTCTGGAATCTTATGGTAACAACGATTTGGCAGTGGCTGCAATAGTTTCTTGTACTGGGGTAACAACATTCGGAGATGTCGAATGACTTTGCATGTTGACACCACCACGATGAAATCATGTTTGGACATGCTCTTCTTTGCTTTGTCATGCAAGTCCTACCAAAATGACAACCACTTACACTAAGGACCAACTAAACAAGTGACCTCACCTCGCCAAGTTTAACAAAGAGATTGAAAGGTCCAATCACCAATGACTCATACACCATGGTCCAGTGCTGTTGTGCTATTATACTTGTCATCAGGTCGTGTTCACTCTAACCATAGAGAAGAGTTAATCAATAGAAAGACATCAAATTTCTTTGTATCTGGATGCCTATTCAATTGCTCTATTAGACATTCGATAGGTCTGTTGTGTACACATCATAATACACAAGCAAGTGTACCTCTAATAGTCGAACACAAACTGTTGCTAGTGCAATAAACACTCCACTTCCTTCTAACCTAGTAATGAAGAATGTGAACAGAATAAACATTATACATGCATAACTATACAGCTTCTTTGTACTAGGCATTTACATTGTATCATGATTGTCCAATACCAATATATATTCTGATCATTGGTGTATGTTAAACTTGAACAGTTCAATGTTCAACTAAGAGTTCACAACATTTGTAAGGCAGAACTCTTGACTGAACAAAACATCAATGACTGTAGTTACTATAAACAAACTGTCATCTTCAAGCAACTAGTCAGGCATGATGAAAAAGTGGAAGAGTCTTTAAATGTTTCTGATGCCATAATCTAGTATTATTTAACACATTTACAGAAACATGATATAAATAAATACAAATTTTGGTCTGCAGCCTGCCTGACTAGTTGAAAGGCTAGAGGATAAACTACACATTATAACACAAAGAGTTCCATACAAATTATTATGAGCTCCTGTTACTACTTTACTCACTGTTCATCAGCTTCCATGCGGCCACTTGACACAGTTGCTTGCTCTAGCAAACCCCGTCTTAACGACCCGTCCCTGCGGCTACTACAGAACAACAATGATGTATGGAGACAAAGTACGCAACTAACTCTGCCGGTTTTCTTTTCACACCACGCTTCACTGGGGATTCCCCTTTCAGTACTGCAGCAATAGGAGACTACATTACAACACCAGCAACAGCAAATCAGACACTCACAATTAGCTATTGAGGGTCTCTGCTTTGTCTGCTGCAAAAACAAAGTAACAAAAAAACATTACAGTGTATACTCTATGCACTACTACTAGCAAGGACTACTACTAGCAAGGACTActgctacagtgtacatattaTGCTCAACACATTGCAGACTATTTATTACTAAGGCTGTGGCCACATGAAAAGCCACCCTAATGGTGAACAAATAAGAATGATTGCGAAGAGTAATGTAGCCATAGTCGCCTATGCATTGGTTCAAATATGAAACTCCTTATCACCTTTATagctagatgaataaaaaattggaaattttaaaatgggaatagggatcgctgaaaaaagccacgaaacaagaagggattgctggggtggtaatgtaaaccacaaatccctattttgactctctgtcataaatctagttacatgctctgtcattttgaagtgagtcaaataagagatttgtggtttacattaccaccccagcgatcc
The nucleotide sequence above comes from Dysidea avara chromosome 3, odDysAvar1.4, whole genome shotgun sequence. Encoded proteins:
- the LOC136250090 gene encoding exocyst complex component 7-like, which translates into the protein MDEIALRKSEIEEKLKQDEENLARFTDSLKRSDDLTKNMVGILDSFSDRLNKLEKTIQPVHHQTLSLTTLKDNVDKLLDALERVIGFHHLSDEVEEKIKRGPSGNVESYLSLMDRLHTAVEFFQQSNPGSVELGSVTTLFEDGLEQLNSTFRELLKQHSKRVPDGTLIDIANASSEEEVPILEHLPHRVVQDLVAISKYLAGPGQTTDFMSVYHQIRSTQLGRSLVALREYYKAFQIMPLSQTKQRPSIANLLKGESPVKRGVKRKPADSRRDGSLRRGLLEQATVSSGRMEADEQLEGSGVFIALATVCVRLLESEHDLMTSIIAQQHWTMVYESLVIGPFNLFVKLGEDLHDKAKKSMSKHDFIVVVSTCKVIRHLRMLLPQYKKLLQPLPNRCYHKIPEVIAMFEKLTLKGLNELLTFIKADPEKQSNMPKDGTVHQLTSNAMLFLEQLLEQMDIAGGILAEQDIVLSSMTDIEQANRKAIGNYIIRVFDVVNISMESKAKLYESSTLSSIFLMNNYHFIRRTFTRNQLMLSVLEEVYPDVDGKYNELIGAQRAVYTKRFNKLLSFVGQTTALPITSNPDRVLHLGKSQREAIKDKYKGFNTEIEELQKIQRHYTIPDRDLRSSVKEVNRDLICPLYEEFHKNHLNVSFTKNPDKYIKYQPVEVEGILNSFFDGQSV